The nucleotide sequence TTATATCCGATGCCCCTTGATCAAACCCAATACTCGATAAATCGAGTAAAGTGCTGCTAATAAGCCTTTAGAAGGCAACTTACTCAATCGCAACACTACTAAAGGTAGACGGATAAATTATTGAGTTTCAGTAACTTGGAGATAAGACAAGCGAAGAAATGGTACAGGTAGTTATGGCACAGCAGAGTAAGGTTATTTCTGGCCCCGTCAACACAATGCGTTCTTACTTACAAGACATTGGGCGTGTACCATTGCTCAGTCGTGAGGAAGAGATTGAGTACGGCCGTCAAATTCAGACAATGTTGGAATATCGCCAGACGAAGGAGATGCTAGTCGAGCGTCTCAAGCGCGATCCAAGTCTAGAAGAATGGGCTGCAGCATTAGAAATCACAGTCGATACTCTAGAAGTAGGCCTGGCCAATGGTGATTATGCGAAGCGCAAGATGGTTGAAGCGAACCTTCGCCTAGTGGTAAATATTGCGAAACAGTATCAGAATCGCAATATTGATTTGCTCGACTTAATTCAAGAAGGCGCGGTCGGCCTTCAGCGCGGAGCTGAGAAGTTTGATCCGAGCCGTGGCTATAAGTTTTCGACCTACGCTTATTGGTGGATTCGTCAGGCAATTACGCGGGCGATTTCCCAGCATTCTCGCACTATTCGTCTACCGATTCATTTGGTTGAAGTATTGAATAAAATCAAGCGTCAACAGCGTGAACTTTCACAGCAGTTGGGCCGCACACCAACGATCGAAGAGGTTGCCACTACATTGGAAATGGAGCCGGAGAAAGTACGTCAATGCTTGGATTATGCGCGTCAGCCAATGTCGTTGGAGAAACGCATTGGTGATAATGGCGATACTGAGCTGGGTGACATTCTTGAAGATGAATCAACTTCACCGTCAGAGCACGTTGAAAAGATTACGCTATCCCATGATTTACAAAAGGCAATTTCTCAGCTGCCGGATATCATGCGGGAAATTATTATTATGCGCTTTGGTCTCGATGGGAATGAAGCACTATCGCTATCCGAGTCAGGCCGTCGTTTGGGCATGAGCCGTGAGCGTGTGCGCCAACTCCAGCAAAAAGCCTACAACATTATTCGCCAGCGTAATTCTGGTATGCAGCACTATATAGCTAGCTAGGTGACAATGATCATCTGTGCAGCAGTAACTGGCTGCACAGATTGAAACTCTCGAAAAATTGCCAACGAGTTGTCCTTGCGTCAAGCAATTGGCTGAAAGTAACATAGAGCAAATTTTGATTAGATTCGGCATCTGAGCTAGGACATTACGACTAGGCTGTGATGATTGATCGTTGAGTTATGCCTAATAAAATGAGTTTTCTTACTGAAGTAAAATTTTGACTTCATTCAAAGCCGCTAATTCGGCTTTGGTGGCAGTCTCATCAATTGTCGCTAACCCAGCCAATACCGAAGCGTTAGCAACCTTCCAAAAATTCCGCTAGAGTTAAACGATCGCCTTCCTGCAATACAGCATGACGCATTACATTCCAGCACTGCACCAAATCATAGGGTGAAGCAACTTGGATTTTAGGGGTGCACCGGTCTGACAAGCACAGTCAATCCCGAGTGATTGAAGACGGTGATAAATCGCCCATCGATCAAAACCATCAACAAAAATCTAAAATTCTGGAGACGAGCCAGTCAATAGAGCTGTTGACAGATTAATGTCAGAACGTTCACATTCCATGATGATTTACCAAAAAAATCATAAAAAGTTTTGAATGTTTCTAGCAATTAGCGAAAATCCAGCAGTCGCTAAATTTAGTCGCAATTTTTCTGTCGAATACAACGATGTTATGAAATAACGATTGCTAATCTGGCACCATATGATGCAGGATATCAGTTCCATATGGAGTTGGTTCAGGTGGCACATCCTCATATGTGAGCCAACTCATCACTAGATGCGAACTAATACCCGTATAGTAAATTATTGCTTTAACCTCTAAACCATTGCGATACATCGCTATACATAAATCACGTATAGCCGTTGGATTGAATTCTTCAGTCTGCAATTTGATTAATTTGCAGCCACAACAACTGCAAACATAATCGCGCTGTCGCGACCAGAGACTATGTTTGCTGTAGTAATCCAAATTACAGAGTGCACATTTCATAATGTATTTGTCATTTGTTTGGAGCAACCAAATGGATCATTGCTAAATTGACTTGCTAAACAATGCTAATGATTTGCATTTAGCCCTCTGCAATCGGCGTTTCACCCCCTTGCGGCCTCAGAAAATCTTGTTAGAGTGGGTGGTGCAGGACAATAACACTTGATTTCCGTGTCTGATTTTAACTAGGAGCACAGCCCAATGAGCACAGCAACATTAGTTCAGGCATTTAATACAGTGTCAGAGAATCCGGTCGGATTTGAAACGTCGACAACTGAGCCAATCTGCGAAGGGATGAATCTAGCTTTAGCTAGCTTTCAGGCACTATATCTGCAGTACCAGAAGCAACATTTTGTAGTTGAAGGTGCTGAATTCTACTCTGTTCATGAATTTCTCGATGAAAGTTCGGGTAGTGCTAAAGGCTACGTACACGAGCTGGGTGAGCGACTCAATGGATTGGGGGGTGTACCGGTTGCCAGTTTCCACAAACTGGCTGAGCTTTGCTGCTTCACACCAGAAGAAGACGGCATCTTTGCTTGCCGTGCCATGCTAGAGCATGATTTAGCGGCAGAGAAAGAAGTTATCAAACTTCTGCGTCGTCTCGCGTCACAGGCGGAAAGCCTGGGCGATCGAGCAACTCGCTACATGTACGAAAAATTCTTGCTCGAAACGGAAGATCGGGCTTTTCACGTTGATCATTTCCTCGCTTCTGACACTTTAGTCCAGTCGCGTTAATCTCAAGGATATTTGATTTCTAATACACCTCCTGGTGGTTCAATCAAACCGACAAAAAAGCCCTCTATCGTGGAGGGCTTTTTTGTGGCAAATCTCTTCTAGACTATAACCTCTGATGAGATTAGTTATCATCTAATCTGCTAAATATCTTTCCGATATTTTCCCACTATGTAGATTTACGGCTTAGCCTCAATAACTTACATAGTCGGATACTCAGGATTCATACTGACATTCTAAGTGGTATCCGAATCAGGGACTTATTCGGATTGCTGCTCCAAGTCAATTGTTTGCGATGGAATCGCAATGGGTTCTGGCTGTAGCCAAGCAAATGCATCGGCACTCATCGGTGCCTCAGTCCGAGCACGATAGGCATGCCACAAGTGGCCAACTAAGGCCACAACTGCTAATCCAGCTTGAATATTCGCCGCCATCAATCGATCGCTGCCATAGAATTCTGGTGGAAAAGCAACGGTGTTGTGACTCACAAACAAACATGAAGTGAACGCCATAAAAGCCAATCCACCAAGGCTATAGGAGAGCAATGCATCTGGGCCAAGTCGTAGAACCTTTTTGGCCCAGCCCAACATCGGCACAATAATATGCCAAATACCGCCGAAGATTAGCAGTCCCGACAGCCAAATATGTCCACCGATAATATCCTCAAGATTATCAACCGCGGCCATGCCCCAAGGATTCCAACCAGATGCCGTTTGGCCAAACAGATAACCAAAAATTCGTAATGGATCAATATTCGCAGCATCAACGATTCGGACAGATTGAAGATTGGCATCATATATTCCGCCCCATTGAGTCGCTCTGAGCACAAACGCCAAAGCCCCGAGCCCTAGAAACAGCAAATGATGCCCCAGGATCACGCCAAGTGCGCGCGGATCGTTCCATTCGAAGTGAAATTTTTTGGCTTTTCCACCGACTATTTCGAGCTTATCGGCTCCCGTCGTTAAGTGAAATAATCCGCCCGCACCCAGTACCGCTGAGGCGGCTAAATGTAAAATGCCGATCGCGAAAAATCCATCAGTATCAACGATCGTACCACCTTCACCAATCCCAATGCCCAACATCGCCAGATGCGGCAGGACAAGCAATCCTTGCTCCCCTAAAGGCAAACTTAAATCCAGCCGGGCAACTTCCATCACAGTTGTTGCACCAGCCCACAACATGATTAAACCTGCATGGGCAATATGGGCGCTCAGCCAAAGACCGGAAAAGTCAACTAAACGTGCATTGCCGACTAACCAAGATTTCTTTGAACCCGCAGGCACAAACGTCTGGGCCAGTGGATTATTGTTGATCGTTGTCGTCATAATTCTTGTATACCGCTAAACGTCAAGCTATTTCAATGAGCACAATCCTATTTGTGGCCTGACCCAACTATATGAATCGGTAAATTGAGCCAAGCCGATCGGTAAATTGATCTAAGTCGATTTACTAGAGCGTGATTGGATGCAGCAGAATATAGGCAAAGAAGGCACTACCCGCGCCACCAATTAAGAAGCCTAAGGCAAACTGATGCCAGCCCAATTTCGATCGC is from Romeriopsis navalis LEGE 11480 and encodes:
- a CDS encoding Dps family protein encodes the protein MSTATLVQAFNTVSENPVGFETSTTEPICEGMNLALASFQALYLQYQKQHFVVEGAEFYSVHEFLDESSGSAKGYVHELGERLNGLGGVPVASFHKLAELCCFTPEEDGIFACRAMLEHDLAAEKEVIKLLRRLASQAESLGDRATRYMYEKFLLETEDRAFHVDHFLASDTLVQSR
- a CDS encoding Asr1405/Asl0597 family protein, giving the protein MFVDGFDRWAIYHRLQSLGIDCACQTGAPLKSKLLHPMIWCSAGM
- a CDS encoding chlorophyll a/b binding light-harvesting protein, with product MTTTINNNPLAQTFVPAGSKKSWLVGNARLVDFSGLWLSAHIAHAGLIMLWAGATTVMEVARLDLSLPLGEQGLLVLPHLAMLGIGIGEGGTIVDTDGFFAIGILHLAASAVLGAGGLFHLTTGADKLEIVGGKAKKFHFEWNDPRALGVILGHHLLFLGLGALAFVLRATQWGGIYDANLQSVRIVDAANIDPLRIFGYLFGQTASGWNPWGMAAVDNLEDIIGGHIWLSGLLIFGGIWHIIVPMLGWAKKVLRLGPDALLSYSLGGLAFMAFTSCLFVSHNTVAFPPEFYGSDRLMAANIQAGLAVVALVGHLWHAYRARTEAPMSADAFAWLQPEPIAIPSQTIDLEQQSE
- a CDS encoding RNA polymerase sigma factor, RpoD/SigA family, which codes for MRSYLQDIGRVPLLSREEEIEYGRQIQTMLEYRQTKEMLVERLKRDPSLEEWAAALEITVDTLEVGLANGDYAKRKMVEANLRLVVNIAKQYQNRNIDLLDLIQEGAVGLQRGAEKFDPSRGYKFSTYAYWWIRQAITRAISQHSRTIRLPIHLVEVLNKIKRQQRELSQQLGRTPTIEEVATTLEMEPEKVRQCLDYARQPMSLEKRIGDNGDTELGDILEDESTSPSEHVEKITLSHDLQKAISQLPDIMREIIIMRFGLDGNEALSLSESGRRLGMSRERVRQLQQKAYNIIRQRNSGMQHYIAS